A single region of the Triticum dicoccoides isolate Atlit2015 ecotype Zavitan chromosome 2B, WEW_v2.0, whole genome shotgun sequence genome encodes:
- the LOC119360697 gene encoding tau-cadinol synthase-like, with amino-acid sequence MASHDAITTATAAPAAAVPEVAPVFHPTVWGDFFINYNPEPLQMSEERMTERSNQLKEKIIGLFPCSTIVEQLYLVDTLQHLSVDQHFHEQIDSTLRSTHAGEFNSSSLHDVALRFRILRQQGFWVSPDVFSKFKDEDGAFHVNVTNDPRGLLSLYNAAHLFIHGETELEESISFARRHLESMEGRLEYPLAEQVRRALHLPLPRTLKRVEALHYMSEYKQELMHNSSILEFAKLDFNLLQRLHLKELKALSRWWKNLYREVGLNYSRDRVVECYFWAYTTYYEKEYTHARMILAKIIAIIIMTDDTYDVRATLVECKQLNEAIQRWEENATSLLPEYLQKFYLKLMSTFKEFEDELKPDEKYRVAFSTKAFQILSNNYLQEAEWFHQNHKPRFNDQVKVSSVCSGGPWVCVGLLVGMSDTATKEALEWALGCTDAVRACAEVTRFMNDLASFKRGKNKNDVASSVECYISEHGVASEVAIAKIGSLIEDAWKTTNQARFELPELLLPAVQRVANITISMPFMYDDKTDAFTFSSRLEGTIKRLFVNPIDF; translated from the exons ATGGCGTCCCATGATGCCatcaccaccgccaccgccgcccccgccgccgccgtgccagAGGTGGCGCCTGTGTTTCATCCCACAGTGTGGGGCGACTTCTTCATCAACTATAATCCAGAACCGTTACAG ATGTCAGAGGAAAGGATGACAGAGAGGTCCAATCAACTGAAGGAGAAAATAATTGGGTTATTTCCGTGCAGTACCATAGTTGAGCAACTGTACCTTGTAGACACACTCCAACACCTGAGCGTAGATCAACATTTTCATGAACAAATTGACTCCACATTAAGAAGCACTCATGCTGGTGAATTCAATAGCTCTAGCCTTCATGATGTCGCCCTTCGGTTCCGCATACTGAGGCAGCAAGGCTTTTGGGTTTCTCCAG ATGTATTCAGCAAGTTCAAAGACGAAGATGGGGCCTTCCATGTTAACGTAACTAACGACCCAAGGGGGCTATTAAGTCTATACAATGCAGCACACCTTTTTATCCATGGGGAGACAGAACTTGAAGAAAGCATCTCGTTTGCAAGGCGGCACCTCGAATCGATGGAAGGTAGGCTTGAGTACCCATTGGCAGAGCAAGTCAGGCGCGCCCTTCACTTACCACTGCCAAGGACCTTGAAGAGAGTCGAGGCGCTGCATTATATGTCAGAGTACAAACAAGAGCTGATGCACAACTCCTCCATTCTGGAGTTCGCCAAACTGGACTTCAACCTTCTGCAACGTCTCCACTTGAAGGAGCTCAAGGCTCTCTCTAG ATGGTGGAAAAATCTTTACAGAGAAGTGGGGCTAAACTACTCGCGGGACCGCGTGGTTGAGTGCTACTTCTGGGCGTATACGACATACTACGAGAAAGAGTATACACATGCAAGGATGATTCTCGCTAAGATAATCGCAATAATAATAATGACAGATGACACTTACGATGTCCGTGCTACTTTGGTTGAGTGTAAACAGCTCAATGAAGCTATACAAAG ATGGGAGGAGAATGCTACTTCTCTTCTACCAGAGTACTTGCAGAAGTTCTACCTCAAGCTCATGAGCACCTTCAAGGAGTTTGAGGACGAATTGAAACCGGATGAGAAGTACCGGGTCGCTTTTAGCACAAAAGCG TTTCAAATATTATCAAACAACTATCTCCAAGAAGCCGAATGGTTTCATCAAAATCACAAGCCAAGATTTAATGATCAAGTGAAGGTATCTAGTGTGTGCTCAGGCGGGCCATGGGTATGTGTTGGGTTGCTAGTTGGTATGAGCGATACTGCAACCAAGGAGGCACTGGAATGGGCCCTCGGCTGCACTGATGCTGTCAGAGCTTGTGCAGAGGTGACACGTTTCATGAATGATCTTGCTTCCTTTAAG CGTGGAAAGAACAAAAATGATGTGGCCAGCTCCGTGGAATGCTACATCAGTGAGCACGGCGTGGCGAGTGAGGTCGCCATTGCCAAGATAGGTTCTCTGATTGAAGATGCATGGAAGACTACGAACCAAGCACGCTTTGAGCTCCCTGAGCTGCTGCTTCCGGCTGTGCAGCGAGTCGCAAACATAACGATCAGCATGCCCTTCATGTATGATGACAAGACGGATGCTTTTACGTTCAGCAGCCGTCTTGAGGGGACGATTAAGCGACTGTTTGTCAATCCTATTGACTTCTAG